In one window of Bemisia tabaci chromosome 4, PGI_BMITA_v3 DNA:
- the LOC109033618 gene encoding uncharacterized protein, which translates to MIMISSGTHLIVLCGVFVLLVDRGQSFQQPSGFNQQTPRQQPGGFTRQKPNYKCALLATPGGSNGQDVMAGGKDIMHDEPCKGFGPHTRSHQNSGRREGCRKAAYALAQIGARTECGMIVHGQCIQAPDGGDAACYVLGKKSDGTFVLKLLKDCADPNPQSPNQSTPSTGATGDE; encoded by the exons ATGATAATGATCTCTTCAGGGACTCATCTCATCGTCCTTTGCGGCGTTTTTGTGCTTTTGGTGGATCGGGGACAATCTTTCCAACAGCCAAGCGGATTTAATCAGCAGACGCCCCGGCAACAGCCAGGCGGATTTACTCGGCAAAAGCCCAATTACAAG TGTGCGCTCCTAGCAACGCCTGGCGGGTCGAACGGGCAGGACGTGATGGCGGGCGGGAAGGACATCATGCACGACGAGCCGTGCAAGGGCTTCGGGCCGCACACCCGCTCCCACCAGAACAGCGGCCGCCGAGAGGGATGTCGGAAAGCGGCCTACGCGTTGGCGCAAATCGGGGCCAGGACAGAATGCGGCATGATCGTCCACGGGCAGTGCATCCAGGCACCCGACGGGGGCGACGCAGCTTGCTACGTCCTCGGAAAGAAGAGTGACGGCACCTTCGTCTTGAAGCTCCTTAAGGACTGCGCCGACCCCAACCCCCAGTCCCCGAACCAGTCCACACCCAGCACTGGCGCCACTGGTGATGAATGA
- the LOC109033553 gene encoding lachesin, translated as MKLFSCLQRLPRITTVITVISWSCIVLQLCLGYIYAEHSHSSQKRFSGLYTGPYFDPNASSNITTQLGTHAYLPCRIKQVGNRSVSWVRKRDSHILTVDRYTFVGDDRYQAFQADGTDAWTLQIKFVQPRDAGQYECQVSTEPKLSHMVTLNVVVPRIEILGDQDIHVKLGSQVELKCVITQSIEETGFIFWYHNNRRILDSKLIKIERTGSDTTVGTLVILSAKQTDAGNYTCAPTNLQSVSAYLHVLMDEHPAAMQRGKNSASLPCIWWVPFSVALGMDTCLSRHLTLMALLSFYLISSLVLFFIPES; from the exons gctaCATTTATGCGGAGCATTCCCACTCGTCGCAGAAAAGGTTTTCGGGACTATACACAGGACCTTACTTCGACCCGAATGCCTCTTCAAATATCACCACGCAGCTTGGCACTCACGCATACTTGCCTTGCAGAATAAAGCAAGTTGGAAACAGATCG GTTTCTTGGGTGCGGAAGCGTGATTCGCATATCCTGACGGTGGACAGGTACACATTCGTTGGCGACGACAGGTACCAGGCGTTCCAGGCCGACGGGACGGACGCGTGGACGCTCCAGATCAAATTCGTCCAGCCCCGAGACGCTGGCCAGTACGAGTGCCAGGTTTCCACCGAGCCAAAACTCTCGCATATGGTCACGCTCAATGTCGTTG TTCCGCGGATCGAGATCCTGGGTGACCAGGACATCCACGTGAAGCTGGGCTCGCAGGTGGAGCTGAAGTGCGTGATCACGCAGAGCATCGAGGAGACGGGCTTCATCTTCTGGTACCACAACAACCGGCGGATCCTGGACTCCAAGCTCATCAAGATCGAGCGCACCGGCTCGGATACCACCGTCGGCACCCTCGTCATCCTCTCCGCCAAGCAGACCGACGCCGGCAACTACACCTGCGCACCCACCAACCTCCAGTCCGTCAGCGCCTACCTCCATGTTCTCATGG ACGAGCACCCGGCGGCGATGCAGCGCGGGAAGAACTCAGCCTCGCTGCCGTGCATATGGTGGGTGCCGTTCTCGGTGGCTCTGGGCATGGACACCTGTCTGTCCAGGCACCTCACCCTCATGGCGCTCCTCTCCTTTTACCTAATTAGTAGTCTTGTCCTATTCTTCATCCCGGAATCGTGA